Proteins from one Physeter macrocephalus isolate SW-GA chromosome 16, ASM283717v5, whole genome shotgun sequence genomic window:
- the OTUB1 gene encoding ubiquitin thioesterase OTUB1, which produces MAAEEPQQQKQEPLGSDSEGVNCLAYDEAIMAQQDRIQQEIAVQNPLVSERLELSVLYKEYAEDDNIYQQKIKDLHKKYSYIRKTRPDGNCFYRAFGFSHLEALLDDSKELQRFKSVSAKSKEDLVSQGFTEFTIEDFHNTFMDLIEQVEKQTSVADLLASFNDQSTSDYLVVYLRLLTSGYLQRESKFFEHFIEGGRTVKEFCQQEVEPMCKESDHIHIIALAQALSVSIQVEYMDRGEGGTTNPHIFPEGSEPKVYLLYRPGHYDILYK; this is translated from the exons ATGGCGGCGGAGGAACCTCAGCAGCAGAAGCAGGAGCCGCTTGGCAGCGACTCCGAAG gtGTTAACTGTCTTGCCTACGATGAAGCCATCATGGCTCAGCAGGACCGAATTCAGCAAGAG ATTGCTGTGCAGAACCCTCTGGTCTCAGAGCGGCTGGAGCTCTCTGTCCTATACAAAGAGTATGCTGAGGATGACAACATCTATCAACAGAAGATCAAG GACCTCCACAAAAAGTACTCATACATCCGCAAGACCAGGCCTGATGGAAATTGCTTCTATCGAGCTTTCGGATTCTCCCACTTGGAGGCGTTGCTGGATGACAGCAAGGAATTGCAGCG GTTCAAGTCTGTGTCCGCCAAGAGCAAAGAGGACCTGGTGTCCCAGGGCTTCACTGAGTTCACAATTGAGGATTTCCATAACACG TTCATGGACCTGATCGAGCAGGTGGAGAAGCAGACCTCAGTGGCCGACCTGCTGGCCTCCTTCAACGACCAGAGCACCTCGGACTACCTGGTGGTCTACCTGCGGCTGCTCACCTCGGGCTACCTGCAGCGCGAGAGCAAGTTCTTTGAGCACTTCATCGAGGGGGGCCGGACCGTCAAGGAGTTCTGCCAGCAG GAGGTGGAGCCCATGTGCAAGGAGAGCGACCACATCCACATCATCGCGCTGGCCCAGGCGCTCAGCGTCTCCATCCAGGTGGAGTACATGGACCGCGGCGAGGGCGGCACCACCAACCCCCACATCTTCCCCGAGGGCTCCGAGCCCAAGGTCTACCTTCTCTACCGGCCTGGACACTACGATATCCTCTACAAATAG
- the LOC102995697 gene encoding ADP-ribose glycohydrolase MACROD1-like, whose protein sequence is MCRGEEKRRELRLEDVIHTVGPIAHGEPSASQAAELRSCYLSSLDLLLEHGLRSVAFPCISTGVFGYPNEAAAEVVLTALREWLEQHKDKVDRLIICVFLEKDENIYRQRFPHYFPVA, encoded by the exons ATGTGCCGGGGGGAAGAGAAGAG GCGTGAACTGAGGCTCGAGG ATGTCATCCACACGGTGGGACCCATCGCCCACGGAGAGCCCAGCGCCAGCCAGGCTGCCGAGCTCCGCAGCTGCTACTTGAGCAGCCTTGACCTGCTgctggagcacgggctccgctCGGTG gcGTTCCCCTGTATCTCCACAGGAGTGTTTG GCTACCCCAACGAGGCGGCGGCCGAGGTAGTGCTGACCGCGTTGCGCGAGTGGCTGGAGCAGCACAAGGACAAG GTGGACCGGCTGATCATATGCGTGTTCCTGGAGAAGGACGAAAACATCTACCGGCAACGCTTCCCCCACTACTTCCCCGTCG CGTGA